Genomic window (Bacteroidota bacterium):
GACTATATTAAAACTGAACTTTCAATCGATATGTCTAAAAGTGTCATCGATCTGGTTAATTCTAATTATCTCCTACCATTTATGTCATTATACGAACATTATCAAGCTTGTGAAGACCTTTTGCATCAAAATGAAATACGAAATTTGATTCTTATAATAGCTGAAAGATCAGGACATTTGGATGAAGTAAAAAAAGATCTGGAATAGATTTTATATAAATGGGTTTTTTCAAATCAATAGATTATAATAAAGCAAGTGATGAAAATCTTATGGAAAAAGTCTGTAAGAAAAATCATCATGCTTTTGAAGAATTGTTTGAAAGATATAGTCAGCGATTATTGAGGTATTTTTATTCAATGCTCAATTATGATGAAGAAAAATCACAGGATTTTTTACAGGATCTTTTCATAAAAGTACTCGAAAATGCACGTTATTTTGATACCAACAGGAAGTTTAGCACATGGCTTTATAGCATTGCTACAAATATGTGTAAAAATGAATATCGCAAACTAGCAGGCAAACACTTTGTGTCGGAAGAATATATCCCTGAGTTTGATGAGATATATAGCTCGGGAATAACTTTCAATCTTGATAAGAAATTACTTCAAAGTGAATTGGAGAAGTCAATTGAACAGCTTGGATACAAGCATAAAAGTGTTTTCATAATGCGCTTTCAGCAAGAACTACCGATTAAGGAAATCAGCAGAATTATGAGTATTTCTGAAGGTACGGTTAAGTCAAGAATATTTTATTCCTTGAAAAAATTGGGAGAATTAATTCCTGAATTCAACCCCAAAAATTAGAATTATGGAAAGAAAAATTGATCTGGAAAGTTTAATAAGTTCAAAATCATTTGAAGAACTAAATGCAACTGAAAAAGCTTGCGTTTTAAGTTCAATGAGTAAGGCTGACTACAATCACTATTATAATTTAGGATTCTTGTCTGCTGAGATCCTTAAAAACAAAACCAGTAAAATTGTCATAAGAGATTCAACCAAGAAAATTCTTATTTCGAAATTTGCAAAGCCAAAAGTCAATATTTTATTCTATAAAATCCCTACTTATCAGGTAATGGCTTTAGCAGCCATTCTCATTGTGGTTTTTTACTTTTT
Coding sequences:
- a CDS encoding RNA polymerase sigma factor, yielding MGFFKSIDYNKASDENLMEKVCKKNHHAFEELFERYSQRLLRYFYSMLNYDEEKSQDFLQDLFIKVLENARYFDTNRKFSTWLYSIATNMCKNEYRKLAGKHFVSEEYIPEFDEIYSSGITFNLDKKLLQSELEKSIEQLGYKHKSVFIMRFQQELPIKEISRIMSISEGTVKSRIFYSLKKLGELIPEFNPKN